Part of the bacterium HR11 genome is shown below.
CGCATTCTCCGAGAGGAAGCCGTAGCCCGGATGGATCGCCTCGGCGCCGGTGACCTCGGCGGCGCTGATGATGTTCGGGATGTTCAAGTAGCTTTCCGTCGCCGGTGGCGGACCGACGCAGATGGCCTCGTCGGCCAAAAGGACGTGCATCGCCGCCCGGTCGGCCTCGGAGTACACGGCGACCGTCCGGATCCCCAGGTCTCGACAGGCGGCGATGATGCGGACGGCGATCTCCCCCCGATTGGCGATCAGGACCTTCCGGAACATCATAAGGCCTCATGTGGGACAGTACGGCAATGAGGCGAACAAACTGTATGAGTGGGGTAGACTGCCACCGTCTTCCGGCCTTACTGCTTCTTCCCCATGACCCGCTCGATCTCGTCGGGGTCCCGGGGCACCTTCCCGCTGAGCAGACGGTAGCCGTCGGCCGTGACGAGGACGTCGTCCTCGATGCGGACCCCGAGCTTCTTCTCCGGGATATAGATCCCGGGCTCGACGGTGATGACGACGCCCGGCTCGAGGGGCTTGTTGTAGTCCCCGACGTCGTGGACGTCCATCCCCAGGTAGTGGGACGTGCTGTGGGGGAAGTAGTCCCCGTACCCCTTTTCCCGGATGAATTCGGCGGCCGCCCGGTGAACGACGTCCCGGATCTTGACGCCCGGCCGGATGGCGGCCAGCGCCCGATTCTGGGCCTCCAGGACGATTTCGTAAATTGCCCGCTGTTCCTTCGTGAACCGGCCGTTGGCCGGGACCGTCCGGGTCACGTCGGCGCAGTAATAGGCATAGCGGGCGCCCACGTCCATCAGGACGAGGTCGCCGTCCTCGACCCGGCCCCGGTTCTGATTGTAATGCAGGATCGTCGTGTGGAGGCCGGCCCCGATGATCGACGGGAAGGCCAACTGCATGGCACCCCGACGCTTGAACTCGTACTCGATGAGGGCCTCCAGTTCGTACTCGTACATGCCGGGCCGCACGGCTCGCATGGCCGCCAGCAGGGCCTCCCCGGTGATGTCGATGGCCTTCTGGAGGAGACCGAGCTCATAGTCGTCCTTGACCCGCCGCATGTCGTCCAGATGGACCGACAGGTTGATGACGGGCAGGGCCGGATACCGCTCCCGAATCTTCTGCACGAGTTGAAGATACCGGGTCGGCGGGTCATTCAGCCCGATGGGCTCGTTCAAGATGGCGACCGTCGGGTGTTGGCTCAGCAGACGCCCCAACATCGTCTCGAATTGGGTCGTCGGAAGCACGGTGGCGATACCCGTCAGCTCGGCGGCTTCCTTGTCGGGGGCCAGCTTGGGACCTGTCCAGACCTCCTGCTGGGGGTCCTTCGGCGGCAGAAACAGGATCTCCTTCCAGGTCTCCCGGGGCGCTCCCGGCCAGAGGACGAGGGCCGCGTTCGGGACTTCCAGGCCCGTCAGGTAGTAGAAGTAATTATTCTGCACGAATTCGTCGATGTCCGGTTCCGGGTTCGCCAGGACGATGGCCAGGGCGTCGCCCAGGAGCTGGGCCAGCTTGGCCCGCCGTTGTTGGTAAATCTCTTTCCTGTATTCGGTCGGCACCTGCGAGAGCAGGGCTCCCGTAAAGAGGGTCGTCCCAAAGAGCGTCATGAGCACGCTCCGTCGGCCAAACGGCATGAGCATGTCCCTCATCCGGCAGTTCGGGAATTCGGGAGTTCGGCAGCGGGCGGGTCGGCGGCCCATCGGGTTCCGGGCCCCGCACGCCCGACCCTGCAAATCCCCGCCGACCGAATTGCTTGACTGTCAAGCGTTTCTACACGGCCCACCTTGAGTCAGTCAGGATGGCTCCGCAGAATACGAACGAGTGCTTGCACCGTCGTGCCTGAGTGCTTGGCCACGTCTCGCAAGATTCGGTAAAGTGTACCGACCCGTAATGTACGGTGTCGAGGGATAGTTATATGATGCTCTCCCCGGGGGGTCTGACATGTAAGGCGGATGTGACTACCCGTCTGTCGGGTTACCGTGTAACCCAAGCGGCTCAGGGCTTGAATGAGTTCGTCGGCGGATACGTCCCTCGGGAGTCTCACAGAGCCAGGACCTCTTCTCGAATGAAGTGCACCCGCACAAGACGGGGTAGGTCCGCAGGGTCAAAGTGACAGCGGACGGCGTCCACGATCATTTGCCGGAGTTCTTCATCCGTATCGGCTTCTGTATATATGGAAAAACCAGGTGCCCAAGCTTCGTATCCCCCCTGGGGGGATTCCTGCACGATAAAGAGAATTTCAGGCATCATGGGCGACTCCGTCCATCAATCATCCGAGACAGACGCCTGCCTCAGCAGGCGGGTCGGCGGCCCATCGGGTTCCGGGCCCCGCACGCCCGACCCTGCAAATTTCCGAATTCCCGTAACATACCCGACATGCATGTTTGAAGACGCCTGCCGCTCGGGTGTCCTCTTGACGCCGCCATGACGGCCGGCGTCTGCCGAACTCCCGAACGGCCGAATTTTA
Proteins encoded:
- the pepP gene encoding Xaa-Pro aminopeptidase, which gives rise to MPFGRRSVLMTLFGTTLFTGALLSQVPTEYRKEIYQQRRAKLAQLLGDALAIVLANPEPDIDEFVQNNYFYYLTGLEVPNAALVLWPGAPRETWKEILFLPPKDPQQEVWTGPKLAPDKEAAELTGIATVLPTTQFETMLGRLLSQHPTVAILNEPIGLNDPPTRYLQLVQKIRERYPALPVINLSVHLDDMRRVKDDYELGLLQKAIDITGEALLAAMRAVRPGMYEYELEALIEYEFKRRGAMQLAFPSIIGAGLHTTILHYNQNRGRVEDGDLVLMDVGARYAYYCADVTRTVPANGRFTKEQRAIYEIVLEAQNRALAAIRPGVKIRDVVHRAAAEFIREKGYGDYFPHSTSHYLGMDVHDVGDYNKPLEPGVVITVEPGIYIPEKKLGVRIEDDVLVTADGYRLLSGKVPRDPDEIERVMGKKQ